From Columba livia isolate bColLiv1 breed racing homer chromosome 7, bColLiv1.pat.W.v2, whole genome shotgun sequence, one genomic window encodes:
- the LOC135579953 gene encoding olfactory receptor 14J1-like has translation MSNCSSINEFLLLAFADTRELQLLHFWLFLGIYLAAFLGNGLIITTIACDQHLHTPMYFFLLNLALLDLGFISTIVPKSMANSLWNTRAISYAGCAAQLFLFVFFISSETYLLTIMSYDRYIAICKPLHYWTLLGSRACVHMAAAAWASGFLTALLHTANTFSLPLCKGNALDKFFCEIPQILKLSYSHYYLREVGLLVFSSCLVFICFVFIVVSYVQIFRAVLRIPSEQGRHKAFSTCLPHLAVVSLFISTGVFSHLKPHSISCPSMDLVLAVLYSVVVPAVNPLIYSMRNQELKDALWKVMIVHFSEAVMN, from the coding sequence atgtccaactgcagctccaTAAACGAGTTCCTCCTCCTGGCGTTcgcagacacacgggagctgcagctcttgcacttctggctctttctgggcatctacctggctgccttcctgggcaacggcctcatcatcaccaccatagcctgtgaccagcacctccacacccccatgtacttcttcctcctcaacctcgccctccttgaCCTGGGCttcatctccaccattgtccccaaatccatggccaattccctgtGGAACACCAGGGCCATTTCTTATGCAGGATGTGCAGCCCAgctctttctgtttgtatttttcatttcctcgGAGACTTATCtgctcaccatcatgtcctatgaccgctacattgccatctgcaaacccctgcactactggaccctcctgggcagcagagcttgtgtgcacatggcagcagctgcctgggccagtgggttcctcactgctctgctgcacacggccaatacattttcactgccgctctgcaagggcaatgccctggacaagttcttctgtgaaatcccccagatcctcaagctctcctacTCACACTACTACCTCAGGGAAGTTGGGCTTCTTGTGTTTAGTTCCTGTTTagttttcatctgttttgtgttcattgtggtgtcctatgtgcagatcttcagggccgtgctgaggatcccctctgagcagggacggcacaaagccttttccacgtgtctccctcacctggctgtggTCTCCCTGTTTATCAGCACTGGTGTGTTTTCTCACCTGAAACCCCACTCCATCTCCTGCCCCTCCATGGATCTGGTGCTGGcagttctgtactcggtggtggttccagcagtgaacccccttatctacagcatgaggaaccaggagctcaaggatgccctgtggaaagTGATGATTGTTCATTTCTCAGAAGCAGTAATGAACTGA